CCATCCTTTCTGTCCAGGATGGAAAATCTGCCAGAATCTCAACTCCCTGAAAATTGCCTCCTACTTTACAGTCTAATTGTGTTCAGAGATTGCAAGTAGATAGATTAAAGAAAGATTTCAAAAACTCTTTCTCCACCACAGATGATGGCTACTTTTGGAATGATGATGGTGACCCCTGTGGAACTTCACAAGGGTCTGAACACAAAAGTCTGGCAAGCTCATACTAAAGCATGGGACGATATATTTAAAACAGGTTCTTGTTTTAAACacaatttctctcctttcccttcatcTCTGTTTCCTGCTTGGTGGAATTAACTTTCTTCATACTTGCTGCTGCTCTATGCTGCTGTTAATTGCCGCCTTTGGCACAGACTGAGACACCTTTGCTGCAGCTAACCACAAACCTATTCCAAGCATGGGAGCACTGTTTTCTTATGACTAACACTTAGGTCTGGTTGTGGGGCAATACCCAATCCCCAAGGAAGCCCCAGAAATTTGGGAGCCAGCAACATCATGAGTCTACTTTAATCTGCCATAAAAGTAAATAGCCAGAAAGTGTGTAATCTCTTTAAAGGCAAGGTATGTGAGTGAGAAAAGGGACCTCCCTCAAAGGGAGCTGTTTTCTTGAGAAACAAGAATTTTACATGCAACGAAAGCctatttgctaaaaaaaaaaaaaaaaaaaaaaaaaaaaagaaatgttaggtTTTCTGAACAACCTGGATATAGTTGTAAGTCTTAAACAGAAGCAATTTAAATCATAAAGTACAGTTTGGCTTTTTGACAACATATTCTGTCTATTTATGGTGAATTGGCCTTCAAGGTTACAAAAATTACTCTAACTCCAGATATGGAATTAAGTctatatttttcaatattttgctaGACACTGACAGTTATAGCTATAGATTAAGAAAGATTTTGGTGCTTGAATGATTGTAATGCTGAGTGATATATTTCTCTTAGGTATTTGAGTACTTGATACTTCAGGACCTTTGGTCAGCCAGCCACACAtgcaattattttattgcttcttAGTTTATGGGTTTTAGGAAAGACACTTCAAACcagttttgttcagaaaaaatagTTTGACACTTTCACTTGACATGAAGAGATCCTTACTAGGAACTAGTCTTAACAATTGGGATATTCATGAGAAAGGGTGGGCAAAATCTAGTcctctatatttaaaaaaaaatagcatgtagAAATTTGGCATCTATTTTTGCCTTCCCCTAGTAAATCAAAGGCTTAAATTTCCCCTCAGGGAGTCTGAGTGCTAAGTCTCTTTGATTCTTTAACACATTCATCCCCTTTGAAGATCCAAGCTAATAAATTTTACACACTTGTATTTCTGTTTGCTAAATACTTCATTCAACACATCACTGATTTCCTTTCCTAATTTAAGAAAGCGGAATTCCTAATAGTTTGCAGGAGCTCCTTCTGTTCAGAAGTGATTTTTGTGACTATTTTGTCTAAAAAGTGAAAATACCATTATTTATTCGGTATAATGCTCATTGCTTGAAAAAAAGAGCACAGCTTGGTATCTTCTTTCAAAATCCTGCATGTGAgacatatttttgcttttatttttatagtatttttagtaattttcCATTAATTacctcctgcttctccctcctcaGCCAAGCACTCAATTGACTGTCGACTGGAAAAACACTCTGCAAACCCTCGGGAGGATTTCCTGTGTGACATCTATTCTGCAGGACAACTTTCCAAGAAGGAGCTGTACGCTGCTATCGCAGAGCTCCAGATTGCTGGCGTTGAAACGGTAAACCTGACTTTCCAAGAGCTTGTTAAAATTAGCATCCTTCTAACTCCCTGCTTTCTTCCATAACCTAACCATCACAACACCTGAGAGTGAGCTAATCCTGTAGTAGCTTCAGTGGCCTAAGTGCAAGTGAATTTTTACCTGAAATCACTAGATTATTTCTTCTGTTCGTTACTCCTAGAGAACAACTGGAATGGCTCATAATCCCTTAGGCTTACAAAATACCGTAAGGCAGCGACCAGCTGTAAATGTTGCTTTGAACTTTTGGCAACTTCTTGTTTCTGTCACCACAAATGGAGGTCTTacgtttctttttggtttgtttcagaCAGCCAATAGTTTACTGTGGGCTTTGTATAACATTTCACGCAATCCACATGTTCAGCAAAAGCTTTTCCAGGAAATACAGAGTGTTTTGGCTGTTAATGAGAGTCCAAGTGCTGAGGACTTGAAGAATATGCCCTACCTAAAAGCATGTCTGAAAGAATCCATGAGGTAAACTTctcaaataatttgcaaaaagcaaaatgatcACACAGTTTTTTACCAGCTAGTGTGTACTAAGGAGAAAGAATTTTCTAGTTGTCggggtttcagctgggatagtgttcattttctttctagtagctggtatagtgttatgtcttggattcagtgcgataagaatgttgacaacacactgatgttttcaggtgttgccaagtagtgtttagactaaaagtcaaggatttttcagcttctcatgcacagcaagaaggctggaggggcacaagaagttgggaggggacacagccagggcagctgacccagactggccaaagggatattccataccatgtgatgtcatgcccagtatataaactgggggggagttgtccagggagggattgctgctggggaactaactgggcatcagtcggtgagtggcgagcaattgcattgtgcatcgcctgtatattccaatccttttattagtattgtcattttattattgttattattatcattattagtttcttcctttctgtcctattaaactgtttttatcccaacccacgggttttacctttttccttccgattctctcccccatcccactaggggggtgggggggaagtgagcgagcagctgcatggtgcttagttgctggctggggttaaaccacaacactagtATATATAATTTTGTTCACCTTGTTGTTTAAGGTAAACTATGATagatacaggaagaaaaaatgctggaaatttaacccattttgttttcttcactgtagATTAACACCGTCGGTGCCATTTACCACTCGCACCATCGACACAGAAATAGTTCTGGGGGATTATGTACTGCCCCAAGGGGTAAGTCAATTAATTGAGCTTACTAGAATATTTTGTCATTGATTAACTGTCCTGTAAACCACTGGAGTTGGATGTATTTCAGTCTCAGAGTGACTTTGCCAATGGATGAGTCCCAGGATAAGGAATGAGGAATTCACACCAAGAGTTCCCATAAACTGAAAACCATacctgcctgcactgctgtttgatttagacaaaaatattttggtgtgctatttaaaaaaaaatttcaaactttCCCATGATTTTCTGGGGAAACTATGACCTTTTCTGTGGTGGAAATAATCTTCAGAGAATTACACGACATCTTCTGAGGAAATTACCTTGCctttactgttgctttttttttttccattaacaagCTGATTCACTTGGTAGCTCTAAGCCAATTTGTAATGAGACTTTCTCTATTGCTTTGTTTGTAGACCGTACTAATGATAAATAGCCATGCCCTGGGCTGCAATGAAGAGTACTTTAATGGCTGGACTCAGTTTAAACCAGAGCGCTGGTTTCAGAAGGACTTAATAAATCCTTTTTCTCATGTTCCATTTGGCATTGGGAAGAGGATGTGCATCGGGCGCCGTGTAGCAGAGCTACAGCTTCACTTGGCCCTTTGCTGGGTAAATACTCTAAAATGGCATTCTGTACACAATGCCTGGTTGTCCAACATTTAGCCTAATCAGAAGATCTAGAAGCCAAAGCATGCTCACTGAATGTTTGTGTTTCAGCTCATTCGCAAATACCAAATTGTAGCAACTGATGACAAACCAGTAGAAACACTCCATTCAGGAATACTGATTCCCAGCCGGGAGCTTCCCATTGCATTTCACAGACGATAAGGTATGTGCGTAAGGGTCTCCTGAGTACATAAGACATTTTTCTTGGAACATCATTTAGAATTTTTATAGAACTGTGAGTGTAAGAGAACAGATATTTTTCTAAGCTTTATTCTCACAATGAGAGATTTATTAAATGCCATCACGTTTCGttacttttaacagaaaatattctaTGTACTAAGAAGACAAATTTTGCATGGCTTATGGCTCTGCAGTTAGCTGTCTAGTTTTAAACTCTAAGACAGCATGTCTTCTGTGCATGATGCAGATCAGACATGGGGAAATCAAAATTTATATATTGTAGGAGAAAATAATAGCCATTATTTTGTTATAACTTCTCCACTGCATTTCTAGAAGATATTTcctgaaaaacagtatttgatTTTGAGCTTCAATGTacagtttagaaagaaaatgccCTAGTGAAGGAAGAGTACACCAGCGCACTACAGAGTTTAGATAAGAAAACCTGATTTTAGACAGaaggataaagaaaagaaatatctaCTTGTAAATAGTCATGCAATGTTGCAACTTATTATACGTTTTTGGTTCAAAAAAATTGAATGTAAGATTTTCTCTGCTCACAAGCTTATACAAATAAGCTAACAAAAAATACTGTGGGTGGTATTTTTTTGCTGGCCaacaccacaggaaaaaaaatcacccagtATAATCTGAGTAACTCCTTTAACTGAAGTTCGTTCAGTGCTATTTGCTTTTAAACAATTGATCACTATAtacattcttttctctttaatacagctgcagaaaataaattacaaccttgctgctgccttctctgaaaAAATATACATCAACTGGGAAAGTCAAAGCCTATGGTAACCAGTGGAGAAACTGCAATGTGTGTCCCTTGAACAATTGTTGAGCTAGAAATAGTACCAAGAAAAGCTCCCATACTGTTTTATTGGGAAAATGTGATTAGTTAGGTCAGCTGTAATTAGCaatgtaaaaaggaaagaaaaataccatgCACGTTCATATACCTATGCAAATATACTGATTTAGTGCAGCTGAGGGGCTGTACAGGATAGAGCTTGATAATGAGCTGTGGCATGTTATGTATAGTTCTTGTTAGTGCATGGTGAAATTATTATAGCCTCAAGCTGTCCAGCAGGCTAGCTTGGAAAGAGCTGGTTTCCAGTTTGTGGGTGTCATATAGGACACCTGTGGGGACAACAGTCATGACTGAACTGGCCCTGTTAGCTCAGAGTTGAAGAGCTTGGAGAAGTCAGCTTAATGGAAAAGAAACTCAGTCCTTATCAAATTAGCAGTGTCATGAATTAAACTGAGAAGTAAGATGGCAGTCTGTAATAAGGCTAAGAACAGGCCTTAAAAATTAGAATAATTAAAGAAGTATACTTTCCCTAACATTATTCACTTCCTTAATAAAAGGGAAATAAGGACAAGGGTATATAACAGGATTTATTCCTCATGTCTGCACAGTACTTTGAACAGTTGCAGTACTGTGCCTGCCACATACTCTGCTCATACCCAGAGTTTCATGCCTCCAACTCCCACACAAGCCATTTTATCACAAATTTATTGTAAAACCATAGTGGTCTTTTATTGCATGGAAGGCCTTATCCATAAATGGAATCACTGGAATCCTATGGGTTCTGCCACTATTAAATGATGATTATCCTAACAGGATAGTTACTTCATCAGATGAGTAATATAAAATGTATGTTTCAAAGACCCACAGGACATAAGGatccaaaacatttcaaagaggTCTATTTCTTGTGGAGATTTCAATACCTGCATCTAAAGGTTAAAGTTGTCACTGCCCTGCATGTAATACTGTATGTTAACTATTATGATCACTAGTGTATTTTTCCCATGATGCAGTTTCAAGGACAGGTTTATATATGTAACCAtgaattgttatttttatttttttacattctgAAATGATACAAGTCCTTAGCATTTGTTGGTCTgtctcctgtggttttttttgtttgttttcctctgctgttatACTCAGACATGTAAATGTAGCCATATTACAATGTGTAAAGCAATTTGTGCATTATCTGAATCTTTCTAGTCAATTTGGTAATAGTCAATTTTGTAATACAATaaagatttctattttttttctataaatactcTTCTATAGTTTCTTATAAAGTCCTTGTCTTTCATGGTAACTTCTTGCAAAAAAGTTGCTGTGGTATTTTCATCCCTCTGCTTAATATTCTCAATGGGCTTGAACTTGAAATTCTACAAAATCGAGTTACTTTAATTCAACAGTGAAAAACTTCTGCTTTATGATACCCCCCTCAAGTTGCCCGATTGTGTGCTATAATGACACTCTAGCTGGGAAACAGTTTGCAAAGCCCAGCTCCTGGCAAAAGGGTATAGCGGGCACTGCCTGGCACCCGGCCAGTGCTGATGAGGTGGATCCCGGGTTAGCAAGTGCAAGGGAGTTAAGCTCTGCAGCACAGAACCTTGATGCCAGACTCCTTTTGTGCTATTAA
This region of Harpia harpyja isolate bHarHar1 chromosome 1, bHarHar1 primary haplotype, whole genome shotgun sequence genomic DNA includes:
- the LOC128141869 gene encoding 1,25-dihydroxyvitamin D(3) 24-hydroxylase, mitochondrial; its protein translation is MGACSIFLRHPALTCGRAAPSPAGRGTPAQRLFASSLCALRPAATPPPRGRGHPLAALPGPPRWPLMGSLPDVLWKGGLKRQHETLAEYHRRFGKIFRMKLGAFDSVHIAAPCLLEALYRRESSCPQRLEIKPWKAYRDYRDEGYGLLILEGKDWQRVRSAFQKKLMKPREVAKLDTTINEVLEDFMYRIDDVCNDNGQMEDVYSEFNKWSFESICLVLYGKRFGLLQQDVEEESLNFIKAVKTMMATFGMMMVTPVELHKGLNTKVWQAHTKAWDDIFKTAKHSIDCRLEKHSANPREDFLCDIYSAGQLSKKELYAAIAELQIAGVETTANSLLWALYNISRNPHVQQKLFQEIQSVLAVNESPSAEDLKNMPYLKACLKESMRLTPSVPFTTRTIDTEIVLGDYVLPQGTVLMINSHALGCNEEYFNGWTQFKPERWFQKDLINPFSHVPFGIGKRMCIGRRVAELQLHLALCWLIRKYQIVATDDKPVETLHSGILIPSRELPIAFHRR